One window from the genome of Bacillus tianshenii encodes:
- a CDS encoding phage portal protein — protein sequence MSRIGFLDTIFKRNSELGFMFDVEMFQETTTRIHMKRLALEVCASFLARTISQSEFRIRNGDKYEKDELYYRLNVRPSKNTTASTFWQRVVYKLIYDNECLIIQADDEDLLVADDFEHKEYAVMEDIFVKVRLKEYEFKRAFKQSEVIHLKYSNEKLSPLIDSLFADYGDLFGRLLNSQKRKNQIRGTVDMDMLAAKSREHQAKLQEFIDNMYKAVGEKDIAIIPQQPGFKYNEVSDGNSNNAQSVDEINKVTNGFLNQVALAFGIPKSLIYGDMADVEKQTRNYMMFTVSPLLKKIRDECNSKFFTRKQYLAGNRLEIKQISYNSLFDLATSIDKLVSSGTFTANEIRQEAGYEPSSDPKLDKHYITKNYQEMNTKEGGEDK from the coding sequence GTGAGTAGAATAGGATTTCTAGACACGATTTTTAAACGGAACAGCGAATTAGGGTTTATGTTTGATGTGGAAATGTTTCAAGAAACAACAACTCGAATTCACATGAAGCGTTTGGCGCTCGAAGTGTGCGCGTCATTTCTTGCTAGGACGATTAGCCAATCTGAATTTAGAATACGAAACGGAGATAAGTATGAAAAAGATGAACTGTACTATCGTTTAAATGTACGGCCCAGCAAGAACACAACTGCAAGTACTTTCTGGCAGCGTGTAGTGTACAAGCTTATTTATGACAATGAGTGCCTTATCATTCAAGCTGATGATGAGGATTTGCTCGTTGCGGATGATTTTGAACATAAAGAGTATGCCGTGATGGAAGATATCTTCGTGAAGGTGAGACTCAAAGAGTACGAGTTTAAGAGGGCATTCAAGCAAAGCGAAGTCATTCATCTTAAATATTCGAACGAAAAGCTTTCACCCTTGATTGATAGTTTGTTTGCGGATTACGGTGACTTGTTTGGCCGTCTTCTAAATTCTCAAAAAAGAAAAAATCAAATTCGCGGTACAGTCGATATGGATATGTTAGCTGCTAAAAGTCGGGAACACCAAGCAAAGCTTCAAGAGTTTATCGACAACATGTATAAAGCAGTAGGCGAAAAAGATATTGCCATTATCCCACAACAGCCAGGCTTTAAATACAATGAAGTCTCGGACGGAAATTCAAATAATGCTCAGAGCGTGGATGAAATAAACAAAGTGACGAACGGCTTTTTAAATCAAGTTGCATTAGCATTTGGGATTCCGAAAAGCCTCATCTATGGGGATATGGCAGATGTAGAAAAACAAACGAGGAACTATATGATGTTTACTGTCAGCCCATTACTTAAAAAAATACGTGATGAGTGTAATTCAAAATTCTTCACTAGAAAACAGTACTTAGCGGGCAATAGATTAGAAATTAAGCAAATTTCATATAACAGCCTGTTTGACCTTGCCACAAGCATTGATAAATTAGTTTCAAGCGGTACCTTCACTGCAAATGAAATTAGACAGGAGGCAGGATATGAGCCATCCAGCGATCCTAAATTGGACAAGCACTACATTACTAAGAACTATCAAGAAATGAATACGAAAGAAGGAGGTGAAGATAAATGA